From one Merismopedia glauca CCAP 1448/3 genomic stretch:
- a CDS encoding PhoX family protein, with protein sequence MSQISRRQLLFFFAGSTGAAILAPHLNGKEAMGESSISIARSNQLNFTPVRLPHPLEIYQTNKSYQPTDLDRGKIINPSSNVQLTNYRVIDDVVVPPEYERYVIVRWGDKVFGNPEEYVGYNCDYTGFIPLSRSLDEGYLWINHEYVGFPISDLAPDTPSDLVGFPSAFAPVIGRSLPTTKNTELLGEFLYNMGGTIVRISRRNPLGRYIVVRDPKNRRLHGLSGLGINASRKDIRPKDNLPYKQVTSWGTRSYQKGDSNYLIGTGPAATEVFNLSSDGLKNKIIGTAYNCSGGTTPWGTILSAEENFQGSSGFFVGVTEGVKPDGTQLGYTSGTTGEEFGLVGEKYGWMVEIDPNNPGFRPRKHSYLGRYRHENAALRVESGKRLIVYMGDDRRGGHTWKYVSRNKVTYPGDKANSNLLTDGTLYVAKYNPDGTGRWIPLTLNTQTNPIRPTVISSVEFAALGSAQRNGRLPLPKRNGIAGQTEDGGVFNCDRTNETTVIRDYRGKKLSDFYPTQGAILCDAFLAANLVGGTPTARPEDIEVHPDTKEVFIAYTDGAPGSDGYPDSRIFVVAKYTANPDENQQSGGLYKIIENSADGTGINFRWERFVQGGEAGTEDGAGFGNLDNLALDARGNIWGVTDMSTGTHNGFDVGAAGTQNTIDHTATGNVANFTGVFGNNWLFYIPTKGQYAGEVIPFAHGPMRAEMTGPTFVGDTLIIAVQHPGEDCPINDGTLLSRNIEMLDLNGSLFNQTRTVPRGSSWPSNISVADGGNNQLQGVPRPSVIGIRRKQSNGVFL encoded by the coding sequence ATGTCTCAAATTAGTCGTAGACAACTACTATTCTTCTTTGCAGGTAGTACTGGTGCAGCTATTTTAGCTCCTCATCTGAATGGAAAAGAAGCAATGGGTGAATCTAGCATCAGTATAGCTAGAAGTAACCAACTCAACTTCACTCCGGTCAGATTGCCTCACCCTTTAGAGATATATCAAACCAATAAAAGTTACCAACCTACAGACCTTGATCGAGGGAAAATTATTAACCCTTCTAGCAACGTTCAGTTAACTAATTATAGGGTCATTGATGATGTTGTCGTCCCGCCAGAATATGAACGATATGTGATTGTCAGATGGGGTGATAAGGTTTTTGGTAACCCTGAAGAATATGTAGGCTATAACTGCGACTATACCGGATTCATTCCTCTGAGTAGATCTTTAGACGAAGGTTATCTTTGGATTAATCACGAGTATGTAGGATTTCCAATATCAGATTTAGCTCCCGATACTCCTAGCGATTTAGTTGGTTTTCCGAGTGCATTTGCACCAGTAATTGGCAGAAGTTTACCCACTACTAAAAATACTGAACTTTTGGGCGAGTTTTTGTATAACATGGGGGGAACAATAGTCAGGATTTCTCGCCGAAACCCTCTAGGACGATATATTGTCGTTAGAGATCCCAAAAATCGTAGATTGCACGGTTTATCTGGTTTAGGAATCAATGCCAGTCGCAAAGATATTAGACCTAAAGATAATCTTCCCTACAAACAGGTTACATCTTGGGGAACTCGCAGTTATCAAAAAGGCGATTCAAACTATCTCATTGGAACAGGACCAGCAGCTACAGAGGTATTTAACCTCAGTTCCGATGGATTAAAGAATAAGATTATCGGTACTGCCTATAATTGTTCTGGTGGTACAACTCCTTGGGGGACAATTCTCAGCGCTGAAGAGAATTTTCAAGGTAGTTCTGGCTTTTTTGTGGGAGTCACAGAAGGAGTCAAACCTGATGGCACTCAGTTAGGTTATACTAGCGGGACTACAGGTGAGGAATTCGGCTTAGTTGGCGAAAAATATGGCTGGATGGTGGAAATAGACCCCAATAATCCAGGTTTTAGACCTCGCAAGCATAGTTATTTAGGACGTTATCGCCACGAAAATGCGGCTTTGAGAGTAGAATCGGGAAAACGCTTAATCGTTTATATGGGAGACGATCGCCGTGGCGGTCATACTTGGAAGTATGTTAGTAGAAATAAAGTCACGTACCCTGGGGACAAAGCTAATAGCAACTTACTGACTGATGGAACTCTGTACGTCGCCAAGTACAACCCAGATGGGACTGGAAGATGGATTCCTCTCACTTTAAATACACAAACCAATCCCATTCGTCCAACCGTTATCTCATCAGTAGAATTTGCGGCTTTAGGTTCCGCGCAAAGGAACGGTCGGTTACCATTACCTAAACGCAATGGAATAGCTGGACAAACGGAGGATGGAGGTGTATTTAACTGCGATCGCACTAACGAAACTACAGTTATCCGCGATTACCGAGGTAAAAAGCTGTCTGATTTCTACCCTACTCAAGGGGCAATTTTGTGCGATGCTTTCTTAGCTGCTAATTTGGTTGGCGGTACTCCCACAGCGCGTCCAGAAGACATCGAAGTACATCCTGATACCAAAGAAGTTTTCATCGCTTATACTGATGGCGCGCCAGGTAGCGATGGCTACCCTGACTCTCGGATTTTTGTGGTGGCTAAATATACGGCTAATCCCGATGAAAATCAACAATCTGGCGGATTGTACAAGATTATCGAAAATAGTGCTGATGGAACCGGAATCAATTTCCGTTGGGAAAGATTTGTCCAAGGTGGTGAAGCGGGAACCGAGGATGGCGCTGGATTCGGGAATCTGGACAATTTAGCCCTTGATGCTCGTGGCAACATCTGGGGAGTAACGGATATGTCCACTGGCACTCATAATGGTTTTGACGTAGGTGCTGCGGGAACTCAAAATACTATTGACCATACTGCGACTGGTAACGTTGCTAATTTCACCGGAGTATTTGGGAATAACTGGTTATTCTACATTCCCACTAAAGGGCAATATGCAGGAGAGGTGATTCCTTTTGCTCACGGGCCAATGCGTGCTGAGATGACGGGGCCGACCTTTGTGGGAGATACTTTGATTATCGCGGTGCAACATCCTGGAGAAGATTGTCCCATCAATGATGGTACTCTTTTGAGTCGTAACATTGAGATGTTAGACCTTAATGGGAGTTTATTCAATCAAACTCGTACTGTACCACGGGGTAGCAGTTGGCCCAGTAATATCTCTGTCGCTGATGGTGGTAATAATCAATTGCAAGGCGTACCTCGTCCATCTGTAATTGGTATCCGTCGTAAACAGTCGAATGGGGTCTTTTTGTAA
- a CDS encoding glycosyltransferase family 2 protein, translating to MFFSVVIPTYNRLPILEKCLTALEKQQLKSNTAIADYEIVVVDDGSTDGTISWLVAHQPELPHVRWFEQNHAGPAAARNLGVAKAQGDFIIFIDSDLVVTAGFLQSHCDALMEGEAAIESDRLFTYGSVINTCNFDNPTAEPYKITDFSAAYFATGNVAIAKKWLQEAGLFDTQFQLYGWEDLELGVRLKKLGLKLIKCPEAVGYHWHPPFSLADIPNLIDKEIQRGKMGILFYQKHPSWDVKMMIQMTWIHRLLWGILSLGGLVNERSLAPILKLLIERGKPQLALEIARIFLNWYNVKAVYQEVRSQKSEVRS from the coding sequence GTGTTTTTCAGCGTTGTGATTCCAACATATAACCGTTTACCGATTCTGGAAAAGTGTTTGACAGCACTAGAGAAACAGCAACTCAAGTCAAACACGGCGATCGCAGATTATGAGATAGTAGTAGTAGATGATGGCTCTACAGATGGCACTATTTCTTGGCTAGTAGCACATCAGCCAGAGTTACCCCATGTTCGTTGGTTTGAGCAAAATCATGCAGGTCCTGCTGCGGCACGCAATCTGGGTGTAGCAAAGGCTCAAGGAGATTTTATCATCTTTATTGATAGCGATCTGGTGGTCACAGCAGGTTTTTTGCAGAGCCATTGCGATGCTTTAATGGAGGGTGAGGCTGCAATTGAAAGCGATCGCCTTTTCACTTATGGTAGCGTTATCAATACCTGTAATTTCGATAATCCCACGGCTGAACCTTATAAAATCACTGATTTTTCCGCAGCTTATTTTGCTACTGGGAACGTTGCTATAGCCAAAAAATGGTTACAAGAAGCTGGCTTATTCGACACTCAATTTCAACTTTATGGTTGGGAAGATTTAGAGTTAGGGGTTCGCCTCAAAAAACTCGGTTTAAAACTGATTAAATGCCCCGAAGCAGTAGGTTATCATTGGCATCCACCATTCAGTTTAGCCGATATTCCCAACTTAATTGATAAAGAAATTCAAAGAGGAAAAATGGGAATTCTCTTTTATCAAAAACATCCTTCTTGGGATGTAAAAATGATGATTCAAATGACTTGGATTCATCGCTTATTATGGGGTATTTTATCTTTAGGTGGATTAGTAAACGAACGCAGTTTAGCACCTATTTTAAAACTTTTAATTGAACGAGGCAAACCACAACTAGCCTTAGAAATTGCGCGGATATTTCTTAATTGGTATAACGTTAAAGCAGTTTATCAAGAAGTCAGAAGTCAGAAGTCAGAAGTCAGAAGTTAA
- a CDS encoding Uma2 family endonuclease produces the protein MFEYKPQLYYPSSEELPDSDETPVDNELQDLIPGMLKAILAWLWADRTDWFFGVDMGIYYDPEQPPIVPDGFLSLGVERVFDEELRLSYALWEEDVVPTLALEVLSQTYRGEYSRKKTQYAQLGILYYVIYSSRRRRKPHLEVHKLVNGSYVLQEGNVVLLPEVGLGIGIERGIYQGIEREWVYWYDEQGQRWLVPEEIARQERQQRQEAEQRVRILEERLRSLGIDLENEK, from the coding sequence ATGTTTGAATACAAACCTCAGCTATACTATCCTTCTTCGGAAGAACTCCCCGACTCAGACGAAACTCCTGTGGATAACGAACTGCAAGATTTGATTCCTGGAATGCTCAAAGCAATACTAGCTTGGCTGTGGGCAGATCGCACAGATTGGTTTTTTGGCGTAGATATGGGCATCTACTACGATCCGGAGCAACCTCCTATAGTTCCAGATGGATTCTTGAGTTTGGGAGTCGAGAGGGTTTTTGATGAAGAACTGCGCTTGAGTTATGCTCTTTGGGAAGAGGATGTAGTGCCTACCTTAGCCTTGGAAGTACTTTCTCAAACTTATCGAGGAGAATATAGCCGCAAGAAAACCCAGTATGCTCAATTAGGGATATTGTACTACGTTATTTATTCTTCTCGTCGTCGCCGCAAACCTCATTTAGAAGTACATAAGTTGGTCAATGGTAGCTATGTATTGCAAGAAGGGAACGTAGTTTTGCTGCCAGAAGTTGGTTTGGGCATTGGCATAGAACGAGGCATTTATCAGGGAATAGAACGAGAATGGGTGTATTGGTATGATGAGCAAGGGCAAAGATGGCTTGTTCCAGAAGAAATAGCTCGTCAAGAGCGGCAACAACGTCAGGAAGCTGAGCAACGAGTCAGAATACTAGAAGAGAGATTGCGTTCTTTGGGCATCGATCTGGAAAATGAAAAATGA
- a CDS encoding acyl-CoA dehydrogenase family protein yields the protein MPSPTWQTDLSVAQTLLKAKEIADFCTANAAATEAKGTFPVPEFELIAQSGLLAVPLLPKWGGLGLGIDANLTYELLMLLKQIGRGNLAVGRIYEGHVNALQLIQTFGSEEQIAAYAEDARDRHYIFGVWNAEAGDGVKVIPLENGGAKLEGSKTFCSGASYVQRPFVNGALPDGKWQMCIVPMEQVATVSDPSWWQPPGMRATVSYKIDFTGVELDAHYLIGQPDEYNRQPWLSGGAIRFAAVQLGGAEALFNMTRDFLRSLQRTSDPYQEMRLGQIAIALESGHQWLRSVADLMANYHPIFGGSPQADSPDADRIVTYANMVRTAIEQICMDTIQHAERSIGTRGLLPPQPMERVIRDLTIYLRQPAYDGTLRSVGKYALSSDRMADELWS from the coding sequence CTGCCCTCCCCAACTTGGCAAACCGATTTATCTGTAGCTCAAACCTTACTTAAAGCTAAAGAAATAGCCGACTTTTGTACTGCTAACGCTGCGGCGACGGAAGCTAAAGGTACTTTTCCGGTGCCAGAATTTGAGTTAATAGCTCAATCTGGTTTACTAGCAGTACCACTACTGCCAAAATGGGGTGGATTAGGACTGGGAATTGATGCCAATTTAACCTATGAATTACTGATGTTGCTCAAGCAAATTGGGCGAGGTAATTTAGCCGTTGGTAGGATTTATGAAGGTCATGTTAATGCCTTACAGCTAATTCAAACCTTTGGTAGCGAAGAGCAAATAGCTGCTTATGCTGAAGATGCGCGCGATCGCCATTATATCTTTGGGGTGTGGAATGCAGAAGCTGGAGATGGAGTCAAAGTCATTCCGTTAGAAAATGGCGGTGCTAAGCTGGAAGGCTCGAAAACCTTCTGTTCTGGGGCTAGTTACGTGCAGCGTCCTTTCGTTAACGGCGCTTTACCAGATGGGAAATGGCAAATGTGCATTGTCCCGATGGAGCAAGTTGCTACCGTCAGCGATCCGAGTTGGTGGCAACCTCCAGGAATGCGGGCTACTGTCAGCTATAAGATAGATTTTACCGGAGTTGAGCTAGATGCACACTATCTCATCGGTCAGCCAGATGAGTATAATCGTCAACCTTGGCTCTCTGGAGGAGCAATCCGATTTGCAGCAGTGCAACTAGGAGGTGCAGAAGCTTTATTCAACATGACTCGCGACTTTCTCAGGTCTTTGCAAAGAACCAGCGATCCATATCAAGAAATGCGCTTAGGACAGATCGCGATCGCTCTAGAAAGCGGTCATCAATGGTTGCGTAGTGTTGCCGATCTGATGGCTAACTATCATCCCATATTCGGCGGTTCGCCTCAAGCAGATAGTCCCGATGCCGATCGCATTGTAACTTATGCCAACATGGTGAGAACTGCGATCGAACAGATTTGCATGGATACGATTCAGCACGCAGAACGCTCGATCGGGACTCGCGGTTTACTTCCACCTCAGCCAATGGAAAGGGTAATTAGAGATTTAACCATCTATTTACGTCAACCAGCCTATGATGGCACGTTGAGATCTGTAGGAAAGTATGCCTTAAGTAGCGATCGCATGGCAGACGAGTTATGGTCTTAG